A window of Xylophilus sp. GW821-FHT01B05 contains these coding sequences:
- the secF gene encoding protein translocase subunit SecF produces the protein MEFFRIRRDIPFMRHALWLNAISFLTFAAAVFFLFHRGLHLSVEFTGGTVMEVAYTQPADLESVRKAVSSLGYEDVQVQNFGTARDVIIRLPARKGVSSSQQSDSVLAALKTDASNEATLRRVEFVGPQVGQELATDGLKALAMVVVGIMVYLAFRFEWKFAVSTVLANLHDVVIILGFFAFFQWEFSLAVLAAVLAVLGYSVNESVVIFDRVRETFRRQRKMDTEHVINHAITSTISRTIITHGSTQLMVLSMFFFGGQTLHYFALALTIGICFGIYSSCFVAASIAMWLGVKREDLVKPLPKKGEPGDENAGAQV, from the coding sequence ATGGAATTCTTCCGTATCCGCCGCGACATCCCGTTCATGCGCCACGCACTGTGGCTCAACGCGATCTCGTTCCTGACCTTTGCCGCGGCTGTGTTCTTCCTGTTCCACCGCGGGCTGCACCTGTCGGTGGAGTTCACCGGTGGCACGGTGATGGAGGTTGCCTACACCCAGCCGGCCGACCTGGAGAGCGTGCGCAAGGCCGTCTCCAGCCTGGGCTACGAAGACGTGCAGGTGCAAAACTTTGGCACCGCGCGCGACGTCATCATCCGCCTGCCGGCGCGCAAGGGCGTGTCGTCCTCGCAGCAAAGCGACAGCGTGCTGGCCGCGCTCAAGACCGACGCCAGCAACGAGGCCACGCTGCGCCGCGTGGAGTTCGTCGGCCCGCAGGTCGGGCAAGAACTGGCCACCGACGGCCTGAAGGCGCTGGCCATGGTGGTGGTCGGCATCATGGTCTACCTGGCCTTCCGCTTCGAGTGGAAGTTTGCGGTGTCCACCGTGCTGGCCAACCTGCACGACGTGGTCATCATCCTGGGCTTCTTCGCCTTCTTCCAGTGGGAGTTCTCATTGGCGGTGCTGGCGGCGGTGCTGGCGGTGCTGGGCTACTCGGTGAATGAATCCGTGGTGATCTTCGACCGCGTGCGCGAGACCTTCCGGCGCCAGCGCAAGATGGACACCGAGCACGTCATCAACCACGCCATCACGTCCACCATCAGCCGCACCATCATCACCCACGGCTCGACCCAGCTGATGGTGCTGTCGATGTTCTTCTTCGGCGGCCAGACCCTGCACTACTTCGCGCTGGCGCTGACCATCGGTATCTGCTTCGGCATCTACTCTTCGTGCTTCGTGGCCGCATCCATTGCGATGTGGCTGGGCGTGAAGCGCGAGGACCTGGTCAAGCCGCTGCCCAAGAAGGGTGAGCCCGGTGACGAGAACGCCGGCGCGCAAGTCTGA
- the def gene encoding peptide deformylase yields the protein MALLPILCYPDPRLQKVAKPVPAVDARIQQLITDMLETMYDASGIGLAATQVDAHERLVVIDVSEDRDTPLVFINPEIVWASEERVSGEEGCLSVPGFYDGVERAAEVRVQALDRDGKPFTLEADGLLAVCIQHELDHLLGKVFVDYLSPLKRNRIRTKLVKQQREDRE from the coding sequence ATGGCTTTGCTTCCTATTCTTTGTTATCCCGATCCACGCCTGCAGAAGGTCGCCAAGCCTGTGCCGGCGGTGGATGCCCGCATCCAGCAATTGATCACCGACATGCTGGAGACCATGTATGACGCCAGCGGCATCGGCCTGGCGGCCACGCAGGTGGACGCGCACGAGCGCCTGGTGGTGATCGATGTCTCTGAAGACCGCGACACGCCGCTGGTCTTCATCAACCCCGAGATCGTCTGGGCCAGTGAAGAGCGCGTCAGCGGCGAGGAAGGCTGCCTGTCGGTGCCCGGCTTCTATGACGGCGTGGAGCGCGCCGCCGAGGTGCGGGTGCAGGCGCTGGACCGCGACGGCAAGCCCTTCACGCTGGAGGCCGACGGCCTGCTGGCGGTGTGCATCCAGCACGAGCTGGACCACCTGCTGGGCAAGGTGTTTGTTGATTACCTGTCGCCGCTCAAGCGCAACCGCATCCGCACCAAGCTGGTCAAGCAGCAGCGCGAGGACCGGGAATGA
- a CDS encoding pirin family protein encodes MKKILGVYSAPRQHWVGDGFPVRSLFGYDGLGRHLSPFLLLDHAAPTRFEPAAQPRGVGQHPHRGFETVTIVYQGEVEHRDSTGAGGLIGPGDVQWMTAGGGILHEEFHSRAFTESGGTMEMVQLWVNLPAKDKMAEPGYQTLLDAQIPSVDLPEGAGRVRVIAGEFDGQRGPARTFTPIDVWDVRIAQSGVAHLPAKAGRTLALVVLRGTVLLNGEEVAREGQLVHFDPAGAGVEIEANSDATLLWLSGEPLNEPVVGHGPFVMNSEAEIHQAIDDFNGGRFGQMAG; translated from the coding sequence GTGAAGAAGATTCTTGGTGTCTATAGCGCCCCCCGCCAGCACTGGGTGGGCGATGGTTTTCCGGTGCGCTCGCTGTTTGGCTACGACGGGCTGGGCCGGCATCTGAGCCCGTTTCTGCTGCTCGACCACGCGGCGCCGACCCGCTTCGAGCCGGCTGCGCAGCCGCGCGGCGTGGGCCAGCATCCGCACCGTGGCTTTGAGACCGTGACCATCGTCTACCAGGGCGAGGTGGAGCACCGGGACTCCACCGGCGCGGGTGGCCTGATCGGCCCGGGCGACGTGCAGTGGATGACCGCGGGCGGCGGCATCCTGCATGAGGAGTTCCATTCGCGGGCCTTCACCGAAAGCGGTGGCACGATGGAAATGGTGCAGCTCTGGGTCAACCTGCCCGCAAAGGACAAGATGGCCGAGCCCGGCTACCAGACCCTGCTGGACGCGCAGATCCCGTCGGTGGACTTGCCCGAGGGCGCTGGCCGGGTGCGGGTGATTGCGGGCGAGTTCGATGGGCAGCGCGGCCCGGCGCGCACCTTCACACCGATCGACGTGTGGGACGTGCGCATCGCCCAGAGCGGTGTCGCGCACCTCCCGGCCAAGGCGGGCCGCACGCTGGCCTTGGTAGTGCTGCGCGGCACCGTGCTGCTGAACGGCGAGGAGGTTGCGCGCGAGGGGCAGCTCGTGCACTTCGACCCTGCTGGCGCGGGCGTGGAGATCGAGGCCAACAGCGATGCCACGCTGCTCTGGCTGTCGGGCGAACCGCTCAACGAGCCGGTGGTGGGCCACGGCCCGTTCGTGATGAACAGCGAGGCCGAGATCCACCAGGCCATCGATGACTTCAACGGCGGGCGTTTTGGCCAGATGGCCGGCTGA
- the yajC gene encoding preprotein translocase subunit YajC produces the protein MFISSAFAQTAPAATASGGGIMSSLTGMLPLVLMFVVLYFIMIRPQMKRQKEHRAMLDAVAKGDEVATSGGIIGKVTRIGEGTISIEIAPNVEVQLQRSAIAQVLPKGTVK, from the coding sequence TTGTTCATTTCTTCCGCATTTGCCCAGACCGCTCCCGCTGCTACCGCCAGCGGTGGCGGCATCATGTCTTCGCTCACCGGCATGCTGCCGCTGGTGCTGATGTTCGTGGTGCTGTACTTCATCATGATCCGCCCCCAGATGAAGCGCCAGAAAGAGCACCGCGCCATGCTCGACGCCGTCGCCAAGGGTGACGAAGTCGCAACCTCCGGCGGCATCATCGGCAAGGTGACGCGCATCGGCGAAGGAACGATCAGCATCGAGATCGCTCCCAATGTCGAAGTGCAACTGCAACGCAGCGCCATCGCCCAGGTCCTGCCAAAGGGCACTGTCAAGTAA
- a CDS encoding LysM domain-containing protein, which produces MTRSAAVALAAAALCGSLPALAQTYPITPAQRATAQQVAQAGVPVSELAPDAPDTYVVKRGDTLWAISGLYLRQPWRWPELWGMNLEQVRNPHLIYPGQTLYLERIDGMARLRTTRPGSTEPETLRISPRTRSESLASNVIPTLQPQFIEPFLAEPLVLEEGVLEAAPRLVGTFGDHVMLARGDRAYARGSASQPLQLGEGQPRDFRVFREAVPLKDPASGEILGYEAQYVGRARLLKGESVQTVLEDGKELTEIVPASMDITGSKEEMRAGDRLQPEPPRQLVNYTPHAPQQAFENGRVVSIYGSAVANAAQNQIVAINKGTRDGMEVGHVLAILTEGDRIVDPTDDKRTRIKLPDERNGLLMVFRTFDRVSYGLILQIRTGVKVGDHLVSPQ; this is translated from the coding sequence ATGACCCGAAGCGCCGCAGTGGCGCTGGCCGCGGCGGCCCTGTGCGGCAGCCTGCCGGCCCTGGCCCAGACCTATCCCATCACGCCGGCGCAGCGCGCCACCGCGCAGCAGGTGGCGCAAGCCGGCGTGCCGGTGTCCGAGCTGGCGCCCGATGCGCCCGACACCTATGTCGTCAAGCGCGGCGACACGCTCTGGGCCATCTCCGGCCTGTACCTGCGCCAGCCCTGGCGCTGGCCCGAACTGTGGGGCATGAACCTGGAGCAGGTCCGCAACCCGCACCTGATCTATCCCGGCCAGACGCTCTACCTCGAGCGCATTGACGGCATGGCGCGGCTGCGCACCACGCGCCCCGGCTCGACCGAGCCCGAAACCCTGCGCATCAGCCCGCGCACCCGCAGCGAAAGCCTGGCCAGCAACGTCATTCCCACGCTGCAGCCGCAGTTCATCGAGCCCTTCCTGGCCGAGCCGCTGGTGCTGGAAGAAGGCGTGCTGGAAGCCGCGCCGCGCCTGGTCGGCACCTTTGGCGACCACGTCATGCTGGCGCGCGGCGACCGCGCCTATGCGCGCGGCTCGGCCAGCCAGCCGCTGCAATTGGGCGAAGGCCAGCCGCGCGACTTCCGCGTGTTCCGCGAAGCGGTGCCGCTCAAAGACCCGGCCAGCGGCGAGATCCTGGGCTACGAGGCGCAATACGTCGGCCGCGCGCGCCTGCTCAAGGGCGAGTCGGTGCAGACCGTGCTGGAGGACGGCAAGGAGCTGACCGAGATCGTGCCGGCCTCGATGGACATCACCGGCTCCAAGGAAGAAATGCGCGCCGGCGACCGCCTGCAGCCCGAGCCGCCGCGCCAGTTGGTGAACTACACGCCGCACGCGCCGCAACAAGCGTTCGAGAACGGCCGCGTGGTGTCGATCTACGGCAGCGCCGTGGCCAATGCCGCGCAGAACCAGATCGTCGCCATCAACAAGGGCACGCGCGACGGCATGGAGGTTGGCCACGTGCTGGCCATCCTCACCGAGGGCGACCGCATCGTCGACCCGACCGACGACAAGCGCACCCGCATCAAGCTGCCCGACGAGCGCAACGGCCTGCTGATGGTGTTCCGCACCTTCGACCGGGTCTCTTACGGCCTGATCCTGCAGATCCGCACCGGCGTGAAGGTGGGCGACCACCTAGTGTCGCCGCAGTAA
- a CDS encoding arginase family protein — protein sequence MSTSNETTLRLVFPQWQGGNNPPYYFGAQLLSWLAPDPTGPVEQVEVPPSTGAPLAIEDGIVGRSALLRQLQRARQLIDQHRPDRLVVLGGDCLVDLAPFAYLNERYGGELAVLWVDAHPDVMTPRDFAHAHAMVLGNLLGEGDSDFASAVKLPLKPQNVMYAGLQQTLPGERAFIERHGLKQAGPAALAENSEPVLEWLRATGAKHLAIHLDLDVLDPRAFRSLLFANPAAPADAFDGVAQGGMGIEQVLRLLGDVAQVVDVVGLGIAEHLPWDALALKNMLARLPLVGQPAGR from the coding sequence ATGAGCACTAGCAACGAAACGACGCTGCGCCTGGTCTTCCCGCAATGGCAGGGCGGCAACAACCCGCCTTACTACTTTGGCGCCCAGCTCTTGTCATGGCTGGCGCCGGACCCGACCGGCCCGGTCGAACAGGTCGAGGTGCCGCCATCGACGGGCGCGCCGCTGGCCATCGAAGACGGCATCGTCGGCCGCAGTGCCTTGCTGCGGCAGTTGCAGCGGGCGCGCCAGCTGATCGACCAGCATCGCCCGGACCGCCTGGTGGTGCTGGGCGGCGACTGCCTGGTGGACCTGGCGCCGTTTGCCTATCTCAACGAGCGCTACGGCGGCGAACTGGCGGTGCTGTGGGTGGATGCCCATCCTGACGTGATGACGCCCAGGGATTTTGCGCATGCCCACGCCATGGTGCTGGGCAACCTGCTGGGCGAGGGCGACAGCGACTTCGCCAGCGCGGTCAAGCTGCCGCTCAAGCCGCAGAACGTGATGTATGCCGGCCTGCAGCAAACGCTGCCGGGAGAGCGCGCCTTCATCGAGCGGCATGGACTCAAGCAGGCTGGCCCCGCCGCATTGGCCGAGAACAGCGAGCCGGTGCTGGAATGGCTGCGCGCCACGGGGGCCAAGCACCTGGCCATCCACCTCGACCTGGACGTGCTGGACCCACGGGCCTTTCGCTCCCTGCTGTTCGCCAACCCGGCCGCGCCGGCCGACGCCTTCGACGGCGTGGCGCAGGGCGGGATGGGCATCGAGCAGGTGCTGCGCTTGCTGGGCGACGTGGCACAGGTGGTCGATGTGGTCGGGCTGGGCATTGCCGAGCATCTGCCCTGGGACGCGCTGGCGCTCAAGAACATGCTGGCCCGGCTGCCGTTGGTGGGCCAGCCGGCAGGCCGGTAG
- the dprA gene encoding DNA-processing protein DprA: MEREELSAWLRLTLSPGVGLDTARRLLAAFGLPQALFDASTTALQQVVTPAQAAALRSEPEGLAALLDSTWAWLNERDATGAERRFVTLGDAGYPPGLLAIEDPPLTLYLLGQASFKQKVPETQVAPGLLAINSEAPALANAQARGIAIVGTRNPTPQGAQNAHAFGRYFAEAGMTVVSGLALGIDAAAHQGALDGAHGDGCATIAVVGTGLDRVYPARHRALAHRIAEHGLLLSEYPLGTPPLASNFPRRNRLIAGLTLGTLVVEATQPSGSLITARQAVEQGKEVFAIPGSIHAPQSRGCHALIRQGAKLVESAQDVLEELRLPGTAAAPAQPAEAATPHAALLDALGYDPVGLDALVARTGIPAATLQAQLLDLELDGHVARLPGGLFQRMALG, translated from the coding sequence ATGGAGCGCGAAGAACTCTCCGCCTGGCTGCGCCTGACGCTCAGCCCCGGCGTTGGCCTGGACACGGCGCGCCGGCTGCTCGCCGCCTTTGGCCTGCCGCAGGCGCTGTTCGACGCTTCCACCACTGCGCTGCAGCAGGTGGTCACGCCCGCACAGGCCGCCGCCTTGCGCAGCGAGCCCGAAGGCCTCGCCGCGCTGCTGGACAGCACCTGGGCCTGGCTGAACGAGCGCGACGCCACCGGCGCCGAGCGCCGTTTTGTCACCCTGGGCGACGCCGGCTACCCACCAGGCCTGCTGGCCATCGAAGACCCGCCGCTGACGCTGTACCTGCTGGGCCAGGCAAGTTTCAAGCAAAAAGTGCCTGAAACCCAGGTGGCGCCTGGGCTATTAGCTATCAATTCAGAAGCGCCCGCGCTAGCCAATGCGCAGGCGCGCGGCATCGCCATCGTCGGCACGCGCAACCCCACGCCGCAGGGCGCGCAGAACGCCCACGCCTTTGGCCGCTACTTTGCCGAAGCCGGCATGACCGTGGTCTCGGGCCTGGCGCTGGGCATAGACGCCGCCGCGCACCAGGGCGCGCTCGATGGTGCCCACGGCGACGGCTGCGCCACCATTGCCGTCGTCGGCACCGGGCTGGACCGGGTCTACCCGGCGCGCCACCGCGCGTTGGCGCACCGCATCGCCGAGCACGGCCTGCTGCTGAGCGAATACCCGCTCGGCACGCCGCCGCTGGCCAGCAACTTCCCGCGCCGCAACCGGCTGATCGCCGGCCTGACGCTGGGCACGCTGGTGGTCGAAGCCACCCAGCCCTCGGGCTCGCTCATCACCGCGCGGCAGGCGGTGGAGCAGGGCAAAGAGGTGTTCGCCATCCCCGGCTCCATCCACGCGCCGCAGTCGCGCGGCTGCCACGCGCTGATCCGCCAGGGCGCCAAGCTGGTCGAATCCGCACAAGACGTGTTGGAAGAGCTGCGCCTGCCGGGCACAGCAGCAGCGCCGGCGCAACCCGCCGAGGCCGCCACCCCGCACGCCGCCCTCCTCGACGCCCTGGGCTACGACCCCGTCGGCCTGGACGCCCTGGTAGCCCGCACCGGCATCCCTGCCGCCACGCTGCAGGCGCAGCTGCTGGACCTGGAACTCGACGGCCACGTGGCGCGGTTGCCGGGCGGCTTGTTCCAGCGCATGGCGCTGGGTTGA
- a CDS encoding LysR family transcriptional regulator — protein MKDLNDLYYYVQVVDHGGFAPAGRALGTPKSKLSRRIALLEERLGARLIQRSTRRFAVTEIGQTYYRHCKAMLVEADAADEAIALTQAEPRGVVRMTCPVALLDAHIAEMVAAFMVAHPLVEIHLEETNRRVDVVGEGVDLAIRVRPPPLEDSELAMRTLAQRGQRLVACPRLLAGRRPQVPADLAGLPSMDLGLPQHEHAWQLIGPDGAQATIRHQPRLITRGMLALRAAAVAGVGVVQLPSMMVREQIERGELIHVIPGWAPRREIIHAVFASRRGQLPALRALLDFLADRFRLLDED, from the coding sequence ATGAAAGACCTGAACGACCTCTACTACTACGTGCAGGTGGTGGACCACGGCGGCTTCGCCCCCGCCGGCCGGGCGCTGGGCACGCCCAAATCCAAGCTCTCCCGGCGTATCGCGCTGCTGGAGGAGCGGCTGGGCGCGCGGCTGATCCAGCGCTCCACCCGGCGCTTCGCGGTCACCGAGATCGGCCAGACCTACTACCGCCACTGCAAGGCCATGCTGGTAGAGGCGGATGCCGCGGATGAAGCCATTGCGCTGACGCAGGCCGAGCCGCGCGGCGTCGTGCGCATGACCTGCCCGGTGGCGCTGCTGGACGCCCACATCGCCGAGATGGTGGCGGCCTTCATGGTGGCGCATCCGCTCGTGGAGATCCACCTGGAGGAAACCAATCGCCGCGTGGACGTGGTCGGAGAAGGCGTGGACCTGGCCATCCGGGTGCGCCCCCCGCCGCTGGAAGACAGCGAGCTGGCCATGCGCACACTCGCCCAGCGCGGGCAGCGCCTGGTGGCCTGCCCGCGCCTGCTGGCGGGCAGGCGCCCCCAGGTGCCCGCTGACCTGGCAGGCCTGCCCAGCATGGACCTGGGCCTGCCGCAGCACGAGCACGCCTGGCAGCTGATCGGCCCCGACGGCGCGCAGGCCACCATCCGCCACCAGCCCCGCCTGATCACGCGCGGCATGCTGGCGCTGCGGGCGGCAGCCGTGGCCGGCGTGGGCGTCGTGCAGTTGCCTTCCATGATGGTGCGCGAGCAGATCGAGCGCGGCGAGCTGATCCACGTGATCCCCGGCTGGGCACCGCGGCGCGAGATCATCCACGCCGTGTTCGCCTCGCGCCGCGGGCAGTTGCCCGCGCTCAGGGCGCTGCTGGATTTCCTGGCGGACCGCTTCCGGTTGCTGGACGAGGATTGA
- the secD gene encoding protein translocase subunit SecD — protein sequence MNRYPVWKYTILVIVLLIGALYTLPNFFGEAPAVQVSSAKSIIKVDTATLDRVQDALKAASLAPDLIALDGGSVRARFTNLDDQLRARDALQRALVPDASDPSYIVALNLQSRTPAWLAKLGAAPMFLGLDLRGGVHFMLQVDMQAALDKKAESYAGDLRTLLRDKNIRHGGIDRNGQTVLIRVRDAETATAVKNLIADQFPDLTVAEAGEGADTRISASIKPEAVRKVQDQALKQNITTLHNRINELGVTEPVIQQQGLDRIVVQLPGVQDTAKAKDILGRTATLEVRMVDESTDARVAERNSGPVPFGSEKYLERSGSPLVVKKQVMLTGENLTDAQPGFDSQTQEPTVNLTLDAKGARIFRDVTRENVGKRMAIVLFEKGKGEVVTAPVIRTEISGGRVQISGRMTSVEANDTSLLLRAGSLAAPMEIIEERTIGPSLGADNIARGFHSVTWGMVAICVFMCLYYALFGVISSIALLVNVLLLVAILSMLQATLTLPGIAAMALALGVAIDSNVLINERIREELRAGVSPQAAINAGYERAWATILDSNVTTLIAGLALLAFGSGPVRGFAVVHCIGILTSMFSAVFFSRGLVNLWYGRKKKLKSVSIGTVWRPDADTSAAALK from the coding sequence ATGAACCGTTACCCGGTCTGGAAGTACACGATCCTGGTGATCGTGCTGCTCATTGGGGCCCTCTACACCCTGCCCAACTTCTTTGGCGAGGCGCCTGCGGTGCAGGTGTCGTCGGCCAAGTCCATCATCAAGGTGGACACGGCCACGCTGGACCGTGTGCAGGACGCGCTGAAGGCGGCCAGCCTTGCGCCCGACCTGATCGCCCTGGACGGCGGCTCGGTGCGTGCCCGTTTCACCAACCTGGACGACCAGCTGCGTGCGCGCGACGCGCTGCAGCGCGCCCTGGTGCCTGACGCCAGCGACCCGTCCTACATCGTGGCGCTGAACCTGCAGTCGCGCACCCCGGCCTGGCTTGCCAAGCTTGGTGCGGCGCCCATGTTCCTGGGGCTGGATCTGCGCGGTGGCGTGCACTTCATGCTGCAGGTGGACATGCAGGCCGCGCTCGACAAGAAGGCCGAGTCCTATGCCGGCGACCTGCGCACCCTGCTGCGCGACAAGAACATTCGCCACGGCGGCATCGACCGCAACGGCCAGACGGTGCTGATTCGCGTGCGCGACGCGGAAACCGCCACCGCCGTCAAGAACCTGATCGCCGACCAGTTCCCCGACCTGACCGTGGCCGAAGCCGGCGAGGGCGCCGACACGCGCATCTCTGCCTCGATCAAGCCCGAGGCCGTGCGCAAGGTGCAAGACCAGGCGCTCAAGCAGAACATCACCACGCTGCACAACCGGATCAATGAGCTTGGCGTGACCGAGCCAGTGATCCAGCAGCAGGGCCTGGACCGCATCGTGGTGCAGTTGCCTGGCGTGCAGGACACGGCCAAGGCCAAGGACATCCTGGGCCGCACCGCCACGCTGGAAGTGCGCATGGTCGACGAAAGCACCGACGCCCGCGTGGCCGAGCGCAACTCTGGCCCGGTGCCTTTTGGCTCCGAGAAGTACCTGGAGCGCAGCGGCTCCCCGCTGGTGGTGAAGAAGCAGGTGATGCTGACCGGCGAGAACCTGACCGACGCCCAGCCCGGCTTCGACAGCCAGACGCAAGAGCCCACCGTCAACCTCACGCTCGACGCCAAGGGCGCACGCATCTTCCGCGACGTCACGCGCGAGAACGTGGGCAAGCGCATGGCCATCGTGCTGTTCGAGAAGGGCAAGGGCGAGGTCGTCACCGCGCCCGTGATCCGCACGGAAATCTCTGGCGGGCGCGTGCAGATCTCTGGCCGCATGACCTCGGTCGAGGCCAATGACACCTCCCTGCTGCTGCGCGCCGGCTCGCTGGCCGCGCCCATGGAAATCATCGAAGAGCGCACCATCGGCCCCAGCCTGGGCGCCGACAACATCGCCCGCGGCTTCCACAGCGTGACCTGGGGCATGGTGGCGATCTGCGTCTTCATGTGCCTGTACTACGCGCTGTTTGGCGTGATCTCCAGCATTGCGCTGCTGGTCAACGTGCTGTTGCTGGTGGCCATTCTGTCGATGCTGCAGGCCACGCTGACCTTGCCCGGCATTGCCGCCATGGCGCTGGCGCTGGGGGTTGCCATCGACTCCAACGTGCTGATCAACGAGCGCATACGCGAAGAACTGCGCGCCGGCGTGTCGCCACAGGCGGCGATCAACGCCGGCTACGAGCGCGCCTGGGCCACCATCCTGGACTCCAACGTCACCACCCTGATCGCCGGCCTGGCACTGCTGGCCTTCGGCTCGGGCCCGGTGCGCGGCTTTGCCGTGGTGCACTGCATCGGCATCCTGACCTCGATGTTCTCCGCCGTGTTCTTCTCGCGCGGGCTGGTCAACCTCTGGTATGGCCGCAAGAAGAAGCTCAAGTCGGTCTCGATCGGCACCGTGTGGCGTCCCGACGCCGATACCTCCGCGGCTGCGCTGAAGTAA
- a CDS encoding LysR family transcriptional regulator, giving the protein MDRVIAAQVLLETVARGSISAAAEQLGMSRAMASRYIGLMEDWAGARLLHRTTRKLSLTTAGEKILPACKELLALSGEVAAAGADADSVPKGLLRVSASSIFAEFCLADALVAFLQEHPAISVDLQIVDRAVNLAEDGIDLAIRVTNALDPHLIARKLGDCPSVICASPAYLQARGTPTHVRDLAAHNCLTYAYFSQSVWRFQAGGEDIQVPVAGNFSTNESLIVLRAALRGAGIAMLPQFAAAQAIQEGRLIPLLPGFEVERLGVFAVYLSRQRMPPSLRALIDFLSARLRLTSRP; this is encoded by the coding sequence ATGGACCGAGTCATCGCCGCCCAGGTGTTGCTGGAAACAGTGGCGCGCGGCAGCATCTCCGCCGCCGCCGAGCAGCTGGGAATGTCACGCGCCATGGCCTCGCGCTACATCGGCCTGATGGAGGACTGGGCCGGCGCCCGCCTGCTGCACCGCACCACGCGCAAGCTCAGCCTGACCACGGCGGGCGAAAAAATCCTGCCCGCCTGCAAAGAGCTGCTGGCGCTGTCGGGCGAGGTCGCCGCCGCCGGCGCGGATGCCGACAGCGTGCCCAAGGGCCTGCTGCGCGTCAGCGCATCGTCGATCTTTGCCGAGTTCTGCCTCGCCGACGCCCTGGTCGCCTTCCTGCAAGAGCACCCGGCCATCTCCGTCGACCTGCAAATCGTCGACCGTGCAGTGAATCTGGCCGAAGACGGCATTGACCTGGCCATTCGCGTGACCAATGCGCTGGACCCGCACCTGATCGCGCGCAAGCTCGGCGACTGCCCCTCGGTGATCTGCGCCAGCCCGGCCTACCTGCAGGCCCGTGGCACGCCCACGCATGTGCGCGATCTGGCGGCGCATAACTGCCTGACCTATGCCTACTTCAGCCAGAGCGTGTGGCGTTTCCAGGCGGGCGGGGAAGACATCCAGGTGCCGGTCGCCGGCAACTTCAGCACCAACGAATCATTGATCGTCCTGCGCGCGGCACTGCGCGGCGCCGGCATCGCCATGCTGCCCCAGTTCGCAGCCGCCCAGGCGATACAGGAGGGGCGCCTGATCCCGCTATTGCCGGGCTTCGAGGTAGAGCGGCTGGGCGTGTTCGCGGTCTACCTGTCGCGCCAGCGCATGCCGCCGTCGCTGCGGGCGCTGATTGATTTCTTGTCGGCACGTCTCAGGCTGACATCGCGCCCATGA